A single region of the Enterococcus mundtii genome encodes:
- a CDS encoding helix-turn-helix domain-containing protein, giving the protein MEKLAERLTLLREEKEWTKTYVAKQLNLNNLGTYANWEYGTREPDNEMLTKIASLYNVSTDYLLGRSEKRHYYDLTKKDEKDIATEIENMIADLKNADAFAYSKEASDIDRETHELLIASLENSLRIAKIEAKKRFTPKKYRN; this is encoded by the coding sequence TTGGAAAAACTAGCTGAAAGATTAACTCTTCTGAGAGAAGAAAAAGAGTGGACAAAAACTTATGTAGCTAAGCAATTAAACCTGAATAATTTGGGAACTTATGCTAACTGGGAATATGGTACTAGAGAACCTGATAATGAAATGCTTACTAAGATAGCTTCTTTATACAATGTTTCTACAGATTATTTGCTAGGTCGGAGTGAGAAACGTCATTATTATGATTTAACTAAAAAAGACGAGAAAGATATCGCTACAGAAATAGAAAACATGATTGCTGATTTAAAAAATGCTGATGCTTTTGCATACTCAAAAGAAGCATCTGATATTGACAGAGAGACCCATGAATTACTTATTGCTTCTTTAGAGAACTCGCTTAGAATAGCAAAAATAGAAGCTAAAAAACGATTTACTCCAAAAAAATATAGAAATTAA
- a CDS encoding ImmA/IrrE family metallo-endopeptidase codes for MFIPHIHKKINSLIHVHETRNPFKIARDKKIIVIEEELGEIFGYYNRIKRIQFIHINTSLPNDMKLYICCHELGHCIFHPNENTPQLSSTSIISEMKVEKEANYFATNLIIDGSHKELHLPSKYEILDYYGLPWYLDCYLPAEIAVM; via the coding sequence ATGTTTATTCCACATATCCATAAAAAAATAAACTCGCTCATTCATGTTCATGAAACAAGAAATCCCTTCAAGATTGCTAGGGATAAAAAAATTATCGTTATCGAGGAAGAACTTGGTGAAATTTTTGGCTATTATAATCGTATAAAAAGAATCCAATTTATCCATATAAATACTTCTCTACCTAATGATATGAAACTTTATATTTGCTGCCATGAGCTGGGTCATTGTATTTTTCATCCAAATGAAAATACACCCCAACTTTCATCCACATCTATCATTTCTGAAATGAAAGTAGAAAAAGAAGCAAATTATTTTGCTACTAATTTAATCATTGATGGTAGCCATAAAGAGTTACATTTACCTAGCAAGTACGAAATATTGGATTATTACGGCTTACCTTGGTATCTAGACTGCTATTTGCCAGCAGAAATAGCAGTCATGTAA
- a CDS encoding DUF262 domain-containing protein, with protein sequence MELNEKFEIKSEAIGELYNKMQRKEIIYDPYYQRKFVWEPKHQVEFIKTILLGLPCPEIFLADGSIDLDTHVRYTHVIDGQQRLRTIERFLKNKFKVEDKFYKDLDNETKTRISTYAIGVVKLKYNPDQQSDEIAEIFRRLNIGTYELTETEKTISKFSDNEFVLLARLISNDITFGQKNNINETDPKKQDNSEEISEEQKEIINNMRENPFITDEFKDWACAQDFFNFADFFLSREIYSSNEIRRNNNSKDAIDMIGILVNNAFHGRVLSDEEIDRLTSDVSKNKNLILAKFHKAMDIFSKLQIPEVNGYKKRKYLYIRSNAFSLFTALLLNYKLLFNISIEKLNANLATFCENLPEEFINAARNSNMDKKQREIRNRHLDSIIKESL encoded by the coding sequence ATGGAATTAAATGAAAAATTTGAGATAAAGTCCGAAGCAATCGGTGAATTGTATAATAAAATGCAACGTAAAGAAATAATTTACGATCCTTATTATCAAAGAAAATTCGTATGGGAACCTAAGCATCAAGTAGAATTTATAAAAACAATATTATTAGGTTTGCCCTGTCCAGAAATATTCCTTGCAGATGGAAGTATAGATCTTGATACACATGTTAGGTATACACATGTTATAGATGGACAACAAAGACTGAGAACTATAGAAAGATTTTTAAAAAATAAATTTAAGGTTGAAGATAAATTCTATAAAGATTTAGATAACGAAACTAAGACAAGGATTTCAACGTATGCTATTGGAGTAGTAAAACTTAAGTATAATCCGGACCAACAATCAGATGAGATAGCTGAAATTTTTAGAAGATTAAACATAGGGACTTATGAGTTAACTGAAACAGAAAAAACTATTTCAAAATTTTCAGATAATGAATTTGTTTTATTAGCACGCTTAATCAGTAATGATATAACTTTTGGACAAAAAAATAATATAAACGAAACCGATCCAAAAAAACAAGATAATTCCGAAGAAATTTCAGAAGAGCAAAAAGAAATCATTAATAATATGAGGGAAAACCCTTTTATTACTGATGAATTTAAAGATTGGGCCTGTGCACAAGATTTTTTCAATTTTGCTGATTTTTTCCTCAGTAGAGAAATATATAGTTCAAATGAAATTCGTAGAAATAATAATAGTAAAGACGCAATTGATATGATTGGTATTCTTGTAAATAATGCTTTCCATGGCCGTGTACTTAGTGATGAAGAGATTGATAGGCTTACGAGTGATGTAAGTAAAAATAAGAATCTTATTTTAGCAAAATTCCATAAGGCAATGGATATTTTTAGCAAACTACAAATACCTGAAGTAAATGGGTACAAGAAAAGAAAATATCTTTATATTAGAAGTAACGCTTTTTCTTTATTTACTGCATTATTGCTTAACTATAAGCTTTTATTTAACATATCTATTGAAAAATTAAATGCAAATTTAGCTACTTTTTGCGAAAATCTACCTGAAGAATTTATCAACGCTGCAAGAAATAGTAACATGGATAAGAAACAGAGAGAAATTCGAAATAGACATCTTGATTCTATAATAAAAGAATCTCTTTGA
- a CDS encoding DNA cytosine methyltransferase encodes MNKVKPLAIDLFAGAGGMSEGILQAGFHIIYSNEISKDAALTYQKRHEQLGLIDGQNTILEVKDIRTISGLDILKKISKLPLIDNKNIKIDAIFGGPPCQGFSRAGKQRENDTRNTLFREYLRIISEVKPKYVVFENVTGITDIKFSNYKSLFDQKVYDKAHALDIIVNELRKIGYDSLDYKILNASDFGVPQNRKRFILIAYKKRAKKPNYPLPTHVENKITTLEALGDLANINNINPFQLASKYGRTPHIITGKPIAEEKIYNNEKTSHHPYIKERFSLLNEGESIAMVRKKIIQSGLDLERYPHLLEYFLSKTTHSRTSAINIFKNKRFSENDLDILLTKKNSRNKLKKDSPSNTIVTLPDDIISPFDNRIFSVRELARLQSFDDSFIFYGKRTTGAKFRRIETPQYTQVGNAVPPLLAKAIAKEIINVLR; translated from the coding sequence ATGAATAAAGTAAAACCCTTAGCTATAGATTTATTTGCCGGCGCCGGAGGCATGAGTGAAGGTATATTACAAGCCGGATTTCATATTATCTATTCAAATGAAATAAGCAAAGATGCTGCATTGACCTATCAAAAACGACATGAACAATTAGGATTGATAGACGGGCAAAATACTATTTTAGAAGTCAAAGATATACGAACTATCTCTGGTTTAGATATTTTAAAAAAAATATCTAAATTACCTTTGATAGATAATAAAAATATAAAGATTGATGCTATCTTTGGAGGCCCTCCTTGTCAAGGTTTTAGTAGAGCAGGAAAACAAAGAGAAAACGATACAAGAAACACCTTGTTTAGAGAATATTTAAGAATTATATCAGAAGTGAAACCAAAATATGTAGTTTTTGAGAACGTAACAGGGATAACAGATATTAAATTTTCTAATTACAAAAGTTTATTTGATCAAAAAGTTTACGATAAAGCTCATGCTTTAGACATCATAGTTAATGAATTAAGAAAAATTGGCTATGACTCTTTAGATTATAAAATTTTAAATGCTTCTGACTTTGGAGTTCCCCAAAATAGAAAGAGATTTATACTTATAGCTTATAAAAAAAGAGCAAAAAAGCCTAATTATCCTTTACCTACTCACGTTGAAAATAAAATTACAACACTTGAAGCTTTAGGTGACTTGGCAAATATTAATAATATTAATCCATTTCAATTAGCTTCAAAGTATGGACGCACACCACATATAATTACAGGTAAACCAATTGCAGAGGAAAAAATCTATAATAACGAAAAAACTTCTCATCATCCATATATCAAAGAACGATTCTCGTTATTAAATGAGGGGGAATCAATTGCTATGGTTAGAAAAAAAATAATACAGTCTGGTCTAGATTTAGAACGATATCCTCACTTATTAGAATATTTTCTTTCAAAAACAACACATTCCAGAACCTCCGCTATTAACATTTTTAAAAACAAACGATTTTCTGAAAATGATTTAGACATATTATTAACTAAAAAAAATTCTAGAAATAAATTAAAAAAAGATAGCCCTAGTAATACCATTGTAACTTTACCTGACGATATCATTTCTCCCTTTGACAATAGGATTTTTTCAGTCAGAGAACTCGCTAGACTTCAATCATTTGATGATAGTTTTATTTTTTATGGCAAACGAACCACTGGCGCCAAATTTAGAAGGATTGAAACACCACAATATACACAAGTTGGAAATGCTGTACCACCTCTTCTAGCCAAGGCTATTGCAAAGGAAATAATTAACGTATTAAGATGA
- a CDS encoding zeta toxin family protein, which yields MESKDQYLDYARVNKDKFIETIIKGKIPDDEKDAVFMAGSPGAGKTEVALGLAENYDNHVVIDADYFRTQFPEYNGKNSSVFQKASSWLVEQSLKYVLEHGYSFILDATFAILSAEKNIIRALKNNFRVTIFYVYQDPKVAWDFTRKRELAEGRHVPKETFINAFFKSRENIEKVKDRHPEVVLHIMIKDYQNNISEVHYAADNIQLVLPIQYTSKELEEELHD from the coding sequence TTGGAATCTAAAGACCAGTATTTAGATTACGCTAGGGTCAATAAAGATAAATTTATTGAAACAATTATCAAGGGGAAAATCCCTGACGATGAAAAAGACGCGGTATTCATGGCCGGAAGCCCAGGAGCAGGTAAAACAGAGGTTGCACTAGGTTTAGCTGAAAATTATGACAACCATGTTGTGATTGATGCGGACTATTTTAGAACACAATTTCCAGAATACAATGGAAAGAACTCAAGTGTTTTTCAGAAAGCTTCTTCTTGGTTAGTTGAACAATCATTAAAATATGTACTGGAACATGGCTATTCTTTCATATTAGATGCTACTTTTGCTATCCTTAGTGCAGAGAAAAACATTATTCGAGCCCTTAAAAATAACTTTCGCGTTACGATTTTCTATGTTTACCAAGATCCCAAAGTTGCCTGGGATTTCACTCGAAAACGTGAATTAGCTGAGGGACGTCATGTGCCAAAAGAAACGTTTATAAATGCGTTTTTTAAGTCAAGAGAGAATATTGAAAAAGTCAAAGATAGACATCCTGAAGTAGTCCTTCACATAATGATTAAGGATTATCAAAATAATATTTCTGAAGTACACTATGCAGCAGATAATATTCAATTAGTACTACCCATACAATATACTTCAAAAGAGTTGGAGGAGGAATTACATGACTGA
- a CDS encoding glycosyl hydrolase family 28-related protein — protein MNKRQLKMMLCFLVLFVISIPANINAEATNELEGQKTFSAQHTEWLDATDATIFGEHALRRESLEDQSNQLQAIIDHANSLTKQLYIPAGTYIINKNVVLRSGLKIKGEEENPTILKNETGQNVYLSDENYQTSYNIEIHSLFFDGVGIFTRLANNITINDNVFYHPVSLYPINLQTSNGATMQNNIFMRDHEHATPDTENRAIYIGGFSTVGRYEYMENVQITDNLFGLRINELEAIKSFSNPEIIKTINRLQSALESEQMSLEHNEQNYLSCGVNSYSNSKNVLIKNNFFQQMYENEDRYGVVGDHAIYLRGSQNVQVVGNHVRGLHNGPYGGFKFKSGRNITIMNNYLRNTGIIMYETPEFGLGDSFAQGQVAELSNWFVANNVFDFKEWQDKYAIGIEYNRHTGKDNVYNGVFIDNKFINYHNIPANRRRELLIMNQASEGFKGESTYVSGNTRDDTSDRQLNVEYWTSAEYDKMPKDWRSLIDSTMYDQYKETQIPIQDAFPVGRTVEIILGESYDPFDFVEQTHIEENDRPEITILNPEVLSKVGQHKLELMLSYPNGRTVRVVSNVTVMFQ, from the coding sequence ATGAACAAACGACAACTAAAAATGATGTTATGTTTTCTGGTTCTGTTTGTAATAAGCATACCAGCAAATATAAACGCAGAAGCAACGAATGAGTTAGAGGGCCAAAAAACTTTTTCGGCTCAGCACACCGAATGGTTAGATGCAACAGATGCGACGATTTTTGGAGAGCACGCGCTGCGACGTGAGAGTTTAGAAGATCAGTCAAATCAATTACAAGCGATTATTGATCATGCCAATTCTTTAACAAAACAGTTATATATTCCAGCTGGTACGTATATTATCAACAAAAATGTAGTGTTAAGAAGCGGTCTTAAGATCAAAGGAGAAGAAGAGAATCCAACGATACTGAAAAATGAAACAGGACAAAACGTTTATTTGTCAGATGAAAATTACCAGACAAGCTACAATATTGAGATTCATTCATTGTTTTTCGATGGAGTAGGAATTTTTACACGTTTAGCAAATAACATTACCATCAATGATAATGTGTTTTATCATCCTGTCTCTTTATATCCGATCAACCTACAGACATCCAATGGGGCAACTATGCAAAATAATATATTTATGAGAGATCATGAACATGCCACGCCAGATACAGAAAATCGGGCAATCTATATTGGTGGTTTTTCGACGGTTGGAAGATATGAGTATATGGAAAATGTACAGATTACAGATAATCTATTTGGATTACGGATCAATGAGTTAGAAGCAATCAAGAGCTTTAGCAATCCTGAGATTATCAAAACCATCAATCGTCTACAATCTGCATTGGAGTCTGAGCAAATGTCTCTTGAACATAACGAACAAAACTATCTTTCTTGTGGTGTCAATTCATATAGTAATTCGAAGAATGTTTTGATAAAAAATAATTTCTTCCAGCAGATGTACGAGAACGAGGATCGATATGGTGTGGTAGGTGATCATGCCATCTATCTAAGAGGATCACAGAATGTACAGGTTGTAGGCAATCACGTTCGTGGATTGCACAATGGACCTTATGGTGGATTTAAATTCAAATCAGGACGTAACATCACGATCATGAATAATTATCTACGTAATACCGGTATTATCATGTATGAAACACCAGAATTTGGATTAGGAGATAGTTTTGCTCAAGGTCAAGTAGCTGAGTTATCGAATTGGTTCGTAGCAAATAACGTGTTTGATTTTAAAGAGTGGCAGGATAAATACGCGATTGGGATAGAGTATAATCGGCATACTGGAAAGGACAACGTATACAATGGGGTATTTATTGATAATAAATTTATCAATTATCACAATATTCCAGCCAACCGCCGGAGAGAGCTATTGATCATGAATCAAGCTTCTGAAGGTTTTAAAGGAGAGTCAACATATGTTTCTGGCAATACACGTGATGACACATCTGATCGTCAATTAAATGTTGAGTATTGGACCTCAGCAGAGTATGACAAAATGCCAAAGGATTGGAGAAGTTTGATCGATTCTACAATGTATGATCAATATAAAGAAACGCAAATACCAATACAAGATGCATTTCCTGTTGGTCGGACGGTTGAGATTATTTTAGGTGAATCTTATGATCCATTTGATTTTGTTGAGCAAACCCATATAGAAGAAAACGATCGTCCTGAAATCACTATTTTGAATCCTGAAGTTCTATCAAAAGTTGGTCAACATAAGCTAGAGCTAATGCTTTCATATCCAAATGGACGAACAGTGCGTGTGGTTTCAAATGTGACAGTCATGTTTCAATAA
- a CDS encoding RnfABCDGE type electron transport complex subunit D, which produces MSTKYLGNGTINGPHIRNDWTSQWKMKQVLIALIFPTIGATYFFGWRSLVMIITSILTCVLLEGVIQKVSKQPITVNDLTAVITGWLLALTLPTSAPLWTVLVGDFIAIVLVKHLGGGLGRNWINPAVAARVLLKLFLSPWITNWIAPGPDVITTVTPLVALAHFSREISATTPEWWKLFLGIDLGGPMGETSKLLLLIAGGYLIVRKIIHPFVPLLTLSSFYLAILIYSGFNFSFATAHLLSGALIMAAVFMVTDYTTSPATDKGKYYFAIGCGLLCAVLRIVLDLPGGIGVAIVVMNLAVPFIDQWTMHRVYSEKEFKITPMIDKENRKGLSSFK; this is translated from the coding sequence ATGAGTACGAAATATCTAGGAAACGGAACGATCAATGGTCCGCATATCCGTAATGATTGGACAAGCCAATGGAAAATGAAACAAGTATTGATTGCCCTTATATTTCCAACGATTGGTGCTACTTACTTTTTTGGTTGGCGTTCGTTAGTGATGATCATTACCAGTATCCTCACATGTGTATTACTTGAAGGGGTTATCCAAAAAGTAAGTAAACAACCGATCACGGTCAATGATTTGACTGCTGTGATCACAGGTTGGCTGTTAGCTTTGACATTACCTACTAGTGCACCATTATGGACAGTGCTTGTCGGAGACTTTATTGCTATCGTCCTTGTAAAGCATCTAGGAGGCGGGTTAGGAAGGAACTGGATCAATCCCGCAGTAGCAGCACGAGTCCTTCTAAAGCTCTTTTTATCTCCTTGGATCACCAATTGGATCGCACCAGGACCAGATGTGATCACTACTGTGACGCCACTTGTGGCACTTGCTCATTTTTCTCGAGAAATCAGCGCGACCACACCTGAATGGTGGAAACTTTTCTTAGGGATTGATCTAGGCGGTCCAATGGGGGAAACAAGTAAACTGCTCTTATTGATTGCAGGGGGCTATTTGATCGTGCGAAAAATCATCCATCCATTCGTTCCTCTGTTGACCCTAAGCTCTTTCTATCTAGCGATTTTAATTTATAGTGGGTTTAATTTTAGCTTTGCTACAGCTCATTTGCTTAGTGGAGCATTGATCATGGCAGCTGTTTTCATGGTAACAGACTATACGACTTCACCTGCAACCGATAAAGGGAAGTATTATTTCGCTATCGGCTGTGGTTTACTATGTGCTGTTTTAAGAATCGTCTTAGATTTGCCAGGGGGGATCGGCGTAGCGATTGTTGTCATGAATCTAGCGGTACCATTCATTGATCAGTGGACGATGCATCGGGTGTATAGTGAAAAAGAGTTTAAGATAACCCCGATGATTGATAAAGAAAATAGAAAAGGATTATCAAGTTTCAAGTGA
- the rsxC gene encoding electron transport complex subunit RsxC yields MKLIVKKRLNGVYLDKNKHTAQQAIEKLTPPKKIILPMSMHLGKPAKVVVEVGDKVAIGTLIGEKDGPISANVHSSVAGVVKKIENRMVNHRSTEVVIIENDFSDRMELLHTKNKVLHNIVANAGIVGMGGAGFPTDLKLLPKEEQKIHTLIINAAECEPSITSDRRLLIEDTEQMILDTYQIPKARIAIEKSSVQVIEHLHKHLIDPRIQLHILGNLYPQGAEKLVIKHVLSQEIPKSKLPFDVGVITLNVATIHSILSAALKQVASFERVVTVSGTPIKEGKNLRVRIGTPVEELIDACGGFVSSPLKVLNGGPMMGKLIQSLDEPVTKTTNLILALSAAEAMIPKEQKCIKCSECVNACPIGLHPILISQAYRHQDLQTAEQLGALNCLECGACSFICPSKINLLKDIRAVKNQIMEAKG; encoded by the coding sequence ATGAAATTAATAGTAAAAAAAAGGTTGAATGGCGTCTATCTTGATAAAAACAAACATACAGCACAACAAGCCATCGAGAAACTAACGCCACCAAAGAAAATTATTTTACCAATGTCTATGCATCTTGGAAAACCTGCTAAAGTCGTTGTTGAAGTAGGCGATAAAGTGGCAATTGGGACACTCATCGGAGAAAAAGATGGACCAATATCTGCCAATGTACATAGTTCAGTGGCAGGAGTCGTAAAAAAAATCGAGAACCGCATGGTCAATCATCGGTCGACTGAAGTGGTCATTATAGAAAATGACTTTTCTGACCGTATGGAATTATTACATACAAAAAACAAAGTTTTACATAATATCGTCGCGAATGCAGGAATTGTAGGGATGGGAGGCGCTGGTTTTCCAACTGACTTAAAGCTACTACCTAAAGAAGAACAAAAGATCCATACCTTGATCATTAACGCAGCAGAATGTGAACCATCCATTACTAGTGATAGAAGATTATTGATTGAAGATACTGAACAAATGATTTTGGATACTTATCAAATCCCCAAAGCAAGGATTGCGATCGAAAAATCATCTGTACAAGTGATTGAACATTTACATAAACATCTGATTGATCCAAGAATCCAGTTACATATTCTAGGGAATCTATATCCTCAAGGTGCGGAAAAATTAGTGATCAAGCATGTATTATCTCAAGAAATACCTAAAAGCAAGCTCCCTTTTGATGTCGGAGTGATCACCTTGAATGTAGCGACGATACATAGTATTCTTAGTGCTGCGTTGAAGCAGGTCGCATCCTTCGAACGGGTAGTAACAGTTTCAGGTACACCGATCAAAGAAGGAAAAAATCTACGAGTACGAATTGGCACACCAGTAGAGGAATTGATTGATGCTTGTGGTGGATTTGTGTCGTCACCTCTTAAGGTATTGAATGGTGGACCGATGATGGGGAAACTTATCCAATCATTAGATGAACCAGTCACAAAAACGACTAATTTGATTTTAGCATTGTCTGCAGCAGAGGCAATGATCCCCAAGGAACAAAAGTGTATCAAATGTAGCGAGTGTGTGAATGCGTGCCCAATCGGTCTACATCCGATCTTGATCAGTCAAGCGTACCGTCATCAGGATCTTCAGACAGCCGAACAGTTAGGCGCGTTGAATTGTTTAGAATGTGGTGCTTGTTCATTTATCTGTCCTTCAAAAATCAATTTATTAAAAGATATCAGAGCAGTAAAAAATCAGATCATGGAGGCAAAAGGATGA
- a CDS encoding 6-phosphofructokinase — protein sequence MAKKVGILSIEGYVKGGERLVEQLVLSIPEQEIELFAINFSEEQYIQTKLDQNINNWHLFDCSYLCSETNHVNYQFIQLIKEANYDSFVLLGGTSSVVFANELRSHGLSVITVPVSNYLDYPSGDYTVGSDTFINGVTKVIDRIVDTGHSHQKVTFIQIDDTITGKVTRELSLTNEIDVCIANQLDLTNNKKYLLKHMNSHPMHFLLNRSVSSIDSFVETFCPTLSDYRSIVLDNLAIGQSMITAFDRIAVIELANVITDLLNDRQCLDAELYFSHGKVLFEQSPYHQNVKNKRWSNY from the coding sequence ATGGCGAAAAAAGTTGGGATTTTATCAATAGAAGGCTATGTAAAAGGGGGAGAGCGATTAGTGGAACAGCTTGTGCTTTCCATACCTGAACAAGAAATCGAATTATTCGCAATCAATTTTTCTGAAGAACAATATATCCAAACAAAGTTGGATCAAAATATAAATAATTGGCATTTATTTGATTGTTCCTATTTATGTTCAGAAACTAACCATGTAAACTATCAATTTATTCAATTGATCAAAGAGGCAAATTACGACTCCTTCGTATTATTAGGTGGGACTTCGAGTGTTGTATTTGCAAATGAGCTACGTAGCCATGGACTTTCAGTAATCACTGTACCAGTATCCAACTATCTTGATTATCCAAGTGGTGACTATACAGTAGGTTCAGATACATTTATCAACGGCGTAACAAAAGTGATTGATCGGATAGTCGATACTGGACATTCTCATCAAAAAGTAACGTTCATCCAAATTGACGATACCATCACAGGTAAAGTCACAAGAGAACTATCTTTGACAAATGAAATCGATGTTTGTATTGCTAATCAACTTGATTTAACGAATAATAAAAAATATCTTTTGAAACATATGAATAGCCATCCTATGCATTTTTTATTGAACCGTTCAGTTAGTTCAATCGATTCTTTTGTTGAAACGTTTTGTCCCACATTATCCGACTATAGAAGTATTGTTTTAGATAATTTAGCCATTGGACAGTCGATGATCACCGCGTTTGATCGAATTGCGGTAATTGAATTAGCGAATGTCATAACTGATTTACTTAACGACAGGCAATGTTTAGACGCTGAATTGTATTTCTCACATGGGAAGGTGTTGTTTGAACAAAGTCCTTATCATCAAAATGTGAAAAACAAGCGGTGGAGTAACTATTAG
- a CDS encoding helix-turn-helix domain-containing protein yields MKNYYSVNEVAEILGVTTRSVRNYLREGKLQGIKVGGKWKFSEENLSEFLQFSLKNKPSFVGTDQPINSAVVLKFYLQYETLESLHQFRDCMISYHQDVYSNKEDRYFFYNVLDDTCAEFIISGNFNYVQSFGTWFNEAVLKRTDISLTAPK; encoded by the coding sequence ATGAAGAATTATTATTCAGTCAATGAAGTTGCAGAGATTCTAGGAGTAACTACTCGTTCTGTACGAAATTATCTACGCGAGGGAAAACTACAGGGGATAAAGGTTGGAGGAAAATGGAAATTCTCAGAAGAAAATCTGTCAGAGTTTCTACAGTTCTCTCTTAAAAACAAACCAAGCTTCGTAGGAACTGACCAACCAATAAATAGTGCAGTAGTCCTAAAATTCTACCTTCAGTACGAAACGTTGGAGTCATTGCACCAATTTAGAGATTGTATGATCAGCTATCATCAAGATGTTTATTCAAATAAAGAAGATCGTTACTTTTTTTATAATGTCTTAGATGATACCTGCGCGGAATTTATCATTAGCGGGAATTTTAACTATGTTCAAAGTTTTGGTACTTGGTTTAATGAAGCTGTTTTAAAACGAACGGATATCTCATTGACCGCACCAAAATAA
- a CDS encoding GRP family sugar transporter, protein MGILIALIPAIGWGIQPLVLKKIGGRPTNEILGTGIGALLVGLVVQLFMSPGGISITTFLISLLSGAFWVIGQIGQYTTFNLIGVSKTMPISTAMQLVGTSLIGVFAFGEWSGTTGKVIGGVAIVLLVIGSALTAVTDRGSKQGGITKGISILASTSIGYWVYSALPKLVNADGVAIFFPQMLGVFLAAAIYVVLKQPKAYGDGKSWKATIVGVIFSLAAFAYIFSASANGVATAYIITQLNVVISTLGGMVILHEKKSKKELRYTLIGLALIVGGSMITVLI, encoded by the coding sequence ATGGGAATCTTAATTGCATTAATACCAGCGATTGGCTGGGGAATCCAACCACTGGTTTTGAAAAAAATCGGTGGACGTCCCACCAATGAAATATTGGGTACAGGTATTGGGGCATTACTCGTTGGTCTAGTTGTTCAATTGTTCATGTCACCCGGTGGTATTTCGATTACTACATTTTTGATCAGTCTTTTATCTGGGGCGTTTTGGGTCATTGGCCAAATCGGACAATATACGACGTTCAATTTGATCGGCGTATCCAAAACAATGCCTATTTCCACTGCGATGCAGCTTGTTGGAACGTCACTCATTGGTGTTTTTGCTTTTGGCGAATGGTCAGGAACAACAGGGAAAGTGATTGGTGGAGTAGCGATCGTCTTGCTAGTGATTGGTTCTGCACTAACAGCAGTAACTGATAGGGGAAGTAAACAAGGTGGAATAACTAAAGGAATTTCGATTCTTGCTTCTACGAGTATTGGTTATTGGGTGTACAGTGCATTACCTAAATTAGTCAATGCAGATGGTGTAGCTATCTTCTTTCCACAAATGTTAGGTGTTTTCTTAGCCGCGGCTATTTACGTCGTCTTGAAGCAACCAAAAGCGTACGGAGATGGAAAAAGTTGGAAAGCGACGATCGTCGGAGTCATTTTTAGTTTAGCCGCATTTGCTTATATATTTTCAGCTAGTGCCAATGGAGTAGCTACTGCCTATATCATCACACAACTGAACGTAGTGATCTCAACATTAGGTGGTATGGTTATTTTGCACGAAAAGAAGAGCAAAAAAGAATTAAGATACACGTTGATCGGGTTAGCCTTGATTGTCGGGGGTAGTATGATTACTGTGCTGATTTAA